aaaaattgaatagccttaCCTACTAGCCCTAGCCTACTATATATAACTAAGAATAGACTTCAAGCCGAAACAATAATAGTGAGCACTGTTGCACCTTCGGTAGAATCGGGCGGACTTTCATAAAGTAGTAGCAAGTAACCTACTCtaggtgttttttttatggtataggttggcggacgagcatacgagccacctgatggtaagtggtcaccatcacccatagacaatgacgctgtaagatatatgaaccattccttacaacgccaatgcgccaccaacctcgggaactaagatgttatgtcccttgtgcctgtagttacactgacttaacCCTTAAAACAggacacaataatactaaatgttgattGGTACAGGCGGTTAGTATATTGCCATACCACCTAGTAAGATATTAATGATGATATGTATATTCTAGAAAATCTGTCAAATGAGGAACGCACATGGGAAGAAATAATGCAGATTAAAGCGATGCCGGTGCCCATGAACCAGAAACTCGAAATCAAATCAAGATTACAGGTAAATAAGTGTGATGcttcttatttaataaagatttggtGTTAGATTGGTATGTATTTAAACTTAtatctgtgtgtgtgtgaaccTACGCTTCTGGTAATcaggttaaaaataataatcagatGTTAAACGTATAATATTCCGttccgaaaataaaaaaatgtaaaaatcggttcgaaaaaaatacaatcgtaAACTTCCTCCTTCTTTTgcagtcggttaaaaatatactCAGGCATCCCTAacctgtaaaaaaatacatatataattatttgttaaattttgtttccAGAATGCGACAAAACTTCGTCTACAGGGCTTGGAACAATTGCAATGGAGGCAGCGGAAAGTCTTGCATCGATTTCGTATACGTTTCGCGGAAATTGTCGGCAAATTAGAACTGTGGCAGGCTGCCTTGCGGGAAATCGAGGGGAAGTTCGGAACGGGCGTCGTCTCTTATTTCCTGTTCCTGAGATGGCTGTTATTCCTCAACTTGGCGATATCGATATTCGTTATAACGTTCCTCATTTTGCCGAATGTGTTACTCGTCGAAGTCGAACACGATTGCGACGAATTCGTCGAAAATTCGACAATATGCTGTTCCCAGGCCTATTTTCAACGGAATCTGACTGATAACAACGTAATACTAGACTTAATCCAGGGTACGGGATGGATGGAGCGAACTATCCTGTTCTACGGTGTATATAGTGACCAGGTTTACTCTTACTTTGTTAAAAATCTATGGGACGCTGAAATGTTCTACAACATGCCCTTAGCGTATATCCTTATACCAATATCATGGACGCTTTTCTCCCTGATCGCCATCGTCAAAACGGCAGCCAAGGGTTTCAAGGAGAGGTTAGTGGAAAACGAAGGGCAGTTCTACATGTACTGTAACCTTGTGTTCGGGGGATGGGATTTTTGTATCCATAATGATAAGTCCgctaaaattaaacacaaagcGTTGTACAACGAGGTCAAAGGATGCTTGGAAGAGGAGAGGTACAAAGAGGAGAAACAGTCGCGGACGAGAGAGAGCCAAATACTCATGCATTTAAAGAGGATACTCATTAACTTACTAGTTTTCATAATACTCGTCGGCTCTGGGATTCTTATATACGTAGTTTTCAACCAAGCGATGGACAGGTTGAATGAGGAACAGTATCCATCGATGGAGAGCGATTTCGAAAATATTACGGAAAAATCGACCTTAAGTCCATACAGGGACAATTCATATTCGATCTGGCGGTTTCGTAACACCTTGCTCGAATTCCTTCCATTCATAGCGATAGGGGTGTTGAATATATTCATACCGGAAATATTCGGTTATCTGATAAAATTCGAAACGTATACGCCGGCGAATGCGATTATAATTACTCTACTGAGGACCGTTTTGTTGCGGTTATCGTCGCTGGCTGTTTTACTCAGtcaaatatacatacagatCTCAGATCCTGATCGAGTAAGGTGTGCGGCTTTCGATGAGGAGTTCAGACAGGAGTGCTGGGAGACGTATGTCGGGCAGCAGCTTTATAAGCTGCTTTTGACGGATTTCGCTCTGCAGTTCGTGATGACGTTTTTCATCAATCTGCCGAGGTCATTCATAGCCAGGCACAGTAACAGCAGGTGCCTAAAGATGATCGGCACTCAGGATTTTTATCTCCCAAAACATGTCTTAGACATAGTCTATGTCCAGACTATAGTTTGGATGGGCGCATTTTTCTGTCCCTTTCTACCGATCATCGGTACGATATTCTGCTTTCtgatattctatattaaaaaattcgcTTGCTTGACGAATTGTACGCCGTCCCCGATTGTGTACAAGGCGTCAAAGTCAAAGTCGCTGTTTATGTCGGTTCTGCTGTTAGGATTCGTGATATCGATCTTGCCGGTTGCGTATTCGGTGGCTGAAATATCGCCGTCTTGGAATTGCGGCCCGTTTAGAGGTTACGAGACAGTTTGGTCGTTTGTCGTGGAAACCTTCGAGGGGTTCCCGTATTTGATCAGGGAATTCGTTTTCCTGATCGGTACGTCGACGTTCGCTGTCCCAGCATTCGCTATACTGTTattctttttgtattattactGGGCTGTGGCCGCAGCTAATCGGCATATGGTTGAAGTCCTCAAAAACCAGCTGGTTTTGGAAGGTCACGATAAGCAGTTCTTACTGAACAGACTGAGCGCGTTCATAAGACAGCACCAGAAAAGATGTGAGAGGCGAAATAGAGCCAGTTTTGCGGACGATGACTCCTCTATACAACATAGTTCTAGATAAAATACCTAGTTGACTATGGTTCAGGACAATCTTATTCTTACATAAGTAAAAGTGCCAATGTCcaataacaattacaaataGTCACATTTGAAGTGCCATCTACCAGTGTTCGTTGCTTTTTGGCACTTATtccattaaattcaaatttctgaAACTTGGGATGACAATATGCCCAAGTTTCGGAAAATGTACAAATTCGATTGAAATGGATCATTCTACATTCCTTCTTTGTTTCCcttttttcctattttttttattttggtgcTACGACTAAGTATGAAACGTTTGACGAGCATTCCAGATTAATGCGACACAGAACTAGTCAGCtaagttttctttaattaagtAACTTATTCCATTTTAATGATCTTTTTGCAATccagatagattttttttatattacgctctcttattttgaattttcacTCAAATTACTGACAATGTTAGCATGTTTTAATATACAACATGTACAGCTTGTAAatattgctgggctaaggtctcctcccCCCTTTTGTGAAggctaggagcatattccaccacgctgatccaattcAGGTTACAATTACAACTGTTTATTATTCTTCACAAAGTCAAGCACAAATGCACAGTTTTGTCAACTTTTGTCACCAAAATTTGTTTACAAcacaaaagtaattattttacgatGATTCAGCTTTACGTAACTGACGCTATGTTGTAAGTAATAACTGTACATAGcatttattagttaaatttagtattttttttagtttagtgATCTCAgtaaatctaaaatatacacttttaaatttaagatttcaTAAATGAAATAGTCAAATGTTGTAACCGAGTTAGCTTGGTCTAGGTCTTAAAACAGTGCCTGTAGTAAATAGCTTAGGTTCCTAAAACTAAGATGTCTCCATACGTGTAATTTCTGTtgcgttttttaattaaaatatcacaaatttaTTATCTCTTTATTCCTTGGTAATCTTGTGTATACTTACACAAGATTatcttgtttgtttattttgaaaaaaatgtttgatacTTGCTATTGTAATCACaacgtatattttaaagaaaaatactcATTTTGTTCCTATCAATAAGTTATTCCTTAAAGCTTTCTTTAGTTTAATTACCTTAAGTCCTGTGTTGTTGGTGTATCGGCATTTTAAGGATTGGCAAAAAGTTCTTACAGTGCCAACATCCTATTTGCGTTTCTGTCACAAATAACTATGTTTGGTTCACATTCTGATGTCACTAGGACATTCTATGTCATATTGTCGCTGGCAATTCGAAAATTCCTGATTTAATTGACTTGtaattttttagttaaattttaattatcagtcataataaataaattgtgtattaaattattgtaaaccGTTgtgatatgtatattattattatttattatacgataAGGTTTAATTGTTCAAAAAGGAAAGTAAGGGcagctattttttttgttaaccgTACAAATGCATTATTTTGTTATCGAGTATATCTGTAACTACATTTTTGTTGTCTTAGTTCGTATGCAGGCAAAGCCCAAAATGATATTCCAATTTAGTGCACTTAGCTCCTGTCATAACTGCAGTGTATGTTAAACTTTGATTGATGATCGTCCCATCCTGAGATGTTTGTTTCGtgattttagataaaattatagatataactAGAAAGTGAAAACTTCTAAACTTATCATAATAACCATAGATTTTATACGATTTATAGTTAGTCCAATTAGAACGCCTAGATGTccttaaattagtaaaattttaataacaatggtACTGTTCTATTCTGTAAATTCATTAAGCTTATTCGACAGGGTTGAATATATAGCTATCTCTTTcgcacattattataatattgaattttgcAACCAAActggtatttaatttaaatgccgcttcaaattattaagatattattatagtctgttcgcgttaagaatgcagtgagttgtcattgtttaccggcctgaatCCGcaccctttgaccaatcaaatcatttcaaattacaaagtcaagttcacatttaattaattattaactgatatttttatttttataatttaatttttttttatttatatatttatatttaatttattcaagctttacacgtaataattaatgtaacctatagctactagatgacgttatgtcaaaatatgtaaatttctacatcgcgatggcaagattcgcaaacgattgtataattatagtgttaagaattttgttgatttaaCACCccgatttgatttttttattttaatgtgtattttttaaattcattatacttagtctttaaaacaaatataatttgttggaattttaacacaaatatgcatacaccttcaccctgctgttataaaagatttgattggtcagggggcggagtaaaatgacaactcactgcattcttaacgcgaacaaactatagtaaTCGTTACATATTCATTAATGgaactataaaatatactgtCAAACGTCAATCCGCCATCTTGTCGTGgccattttttatgtatttaataatttagttttgaaggTTCTTTTTTGTCTGCAATACCAAAAACAGATGCAAATATTAGCATAATTAGTCGCGTCAAATTGCTTGACAATTAAGTTGATAGATTTGGCTCGCATGTTAGTaatgtaacttaataaaaactatttatttgtgAGTTTTTTCGTCCTGTCGAATGAGTGttgttgaatttataaataagaatctgtatcaatatcatatacattgtacatatacataatatttaatagcacAAAAGCACagctaaaatttattataaaatcaattgtaaaatgataatattatgataaatcggccttattattaaacatttagcGGATTTTTAGTTAATactaatttacatttttcaGTCTCTTTGGCAACACTGATTTGACGTTAGGAAGTAAACACATTTAACTAATAATCCGCTAAGCCATATGTAATAGTGAGGctgtatttgattaatattttaaatgcgacttaaatattatgtattgaaatagGAAATTGATTATTCGAATTCAAATATTCGTATTATAAATGCAACtgttgtataaaaggtaattattgtaaaatttgtaaaaattatcgaagtaatttgtaaattaaagtattgTAAAATTTCTCGTTAACATCAAATTAAGTGTTGCATTTTGAGTacgatttgaatttttaatttcaatattatgtagataatatgaaaatagaGAAATTTAAgctaatataagatttatttgtaaagtattataaatatacgcCATTATAGGAGCGtgcagattataaatattatagataaactCACTGCCAACTCAATTGTCAAAATGTTTatatggaaaataaaattatgtaactaGCCAGTGTGTcgttttattttcgaaaatatctcAGTAAGGAAATGTTAGCCATTACATTTCATGGTAGGTGGTACGCTATTCGATTTGATTTTGACAGCCATTGATGCACATTGCATCGACGTTATTTTCAAGATTTCCCGCGCACTACGTATGCGAAGAATCGCAAATTTCCCACATTATCTTTATCATTTTTGATACAAATCAAAGCAGATGCTTTTTATTCAAGGAAACttcacaataacaataaaatatttgaatcgtcaatattttcACTCTTCCACCGCTTTGGAATGCCGTGATATACAGCGTGAAGAATCTCGTATAGTTTTGCTTTTCAAATAAACCAGGTTAACAATGGTGTATTCACAATTATTGTTTTACCAGTCCTGTATTGGCACCCGGGAACCCccgaaaatgatattttaattaataatgagatTTATTGATTTAGTCATAATATACCTGTTAAATGatcatttgattatattttccggtagcTTATATGTGCTCAATCCATTGCCCAAACTAAATCGACCAACAACTAAacattttaaacgaaataaactTTGAAAGCAGAGCTATATTTACCATTGGGAACTTTGGGTAAGTGCCTAGGGCCCCACGACAGAAAGGGGCCCcctcaaatcaaataaataagtataatacaaatgtgattgttaataaaaataaacctagaACCTTGTTTATGTATCTTTCTTTTTCTATTCTAACAAAATGATGTTCTATCAAAGTTAAAGGGGCCTCATTATCTTAATATGCCCAGGGCCTCCTATTGGCATTTATGTATATCCATCAATGGACAGCTCTCTCATATCAGAGCCCTCTTTAAcctactttaatttacttagttacatgaaaagaaaaaaaaaaaactaagatgGTATCGgggattattgtaaataaaacaacaacattatAATCACTTTTATTAGTACGCAAAGTACAAAACTaaactactatttattatatttaaatatttggtcCTGTGGCGCCGTTCAGGATGTAAATAATCATGTATAAACATCACGTATCACATTTCGAGAAgttaatttcaaatcaaatcctttACGACATCGAAACCTTAGATACTGAAGTAGGCGGAATGCGTGATACATTATAGTGGACCGACTACAGCGAATACAAAAGTAtgaagtaattaatttgttaatacgcaatgatgttgtagtaatataaacagatatgttattaacgcgcaaaaagtgaagactaggaaacgtcctaattgggacgtttgcctttagttgttttacgtagtaatacgttacaatacatcataattacgtagtaatacataaacatctagttatcctttttatttattgtttttatcaagctatcctttttacttttaacgaaatgtaaaaataaactaaaataaacggtccccggcgcggcacacatttttctgttgtttagatggatataacatatctgtttattagaatatcattgttaatacgtcaataattaaatatatttctaacaaaCGTAATCAAATTTGCTGTTTCCATACCCGCTGTTATTATGATGACGCTTTATGTTTTgaccattattattttataacaatcatagataaaaaatatatcatttaaaattcgaataaggATATTCGAAGTAGCTTGTGATTGGtcaatcgtattttttttttaattttgatccTTCTTaggcattattatttaaatttttgtttatactatTTCGTatgaatagtaatattataaatagattacaTAACGTTActgtaacaataattattggttaatttcaataaaataatacaaaaaatcacAACGTTATAATCACATACGTTTTTACATTGAATATGGTCTGTGGTTCTCAAAGTTTtcgttactttatatttaatcattaaatagaGATATGTTCAGAACAAAATTATTACTATCGAATTTATAAGGagcttatattttaaacttcactgaaaataacatatattaatacatacatacatgtcgcaataataaaaaataactatttaaatataatttcacacGACTGacaaaagaaaatgtattttttcaggGTTTATGAAGAATgagtttattcatttttttcacTTCATTTATCTAAACAGATTTGAATGGAAGCGATATCGTTAGAATACCAAAATCATCTGAGATGACGGACTAAATATTATGAGAAAGCATAAATATTTCGAAACCCTACTGTATCtaaaaattactgtaaatattttattgaattatcagATACGATTTCAAAATTTTGTTTCGTAAAGGTTTGTCTTAAAGGTATCTAACCTCGTTTGATAACaacaaataatttcaaacattgACGCTATATTGAGGGTAAATAGAAGCAAATCGATGGGCAAACAGACAGGTATGGCGCTTCAGAGAAATTCTTTTAGGCACTGGATTGACTCAACTAAGCAAATTATATCCTCATGATATCAAAAACCCTCCTCGAAATATCCAAACGAATGTACGATATTATCTAACTATTCCctgtattatatgttatataaatcaatatatacttatataaacattgtatagtttaattacttttaagatatatttgGTATAACACAGTAACATACTTCTAATATATTCGACCAGGGTTGTTACACAGccttttattcattaaaaataagttgcAATATGTTACCGCCTTACTTTGACCTTGCATAATATACCTTCTATATATCATCGACGATATATATTAGACCGCGATCTCGGGTCCATTTTTTCACTTTATAACTATCAAGCTAATGTTATATAAGTAGCTTTATATGACACCCAAATATTTCCTTACAGAGGTGGCAAGGGtaaaatatgtcgatttgatgattctcaaaaaataatctgtgttttttttgttaaatctcaaaataattatctaaatttaaaaaatatttgtcctacaAAGCGTTTGGTTTGTTGAAGGAGTCTCCTCCTTACAATATGTATCAACGGTGAAGCCATCAAAAATGATTACTCACCAACAAATTCTTATAGGATTTTTTTAGGCGTCTTAATGGCTACTCACGAAACCCAAGTGAGTTATCAAGTGAAATAATGGACCAGGGATCTTGAACTA
This DNA window, taken from Vanessa cardui chromosome 26, ilVanCard2.1, whole genome shotgun sequence, encodes the following:
- the LOC124540756 gene encoding transmembrane channel-like protein 7; this encodes MSGGKNKRSKRHEGWEEAGGEFYQELYPGGEQELFENLQRADAAKLATLLPSKQARNTTTSKRARSQNERRQSTFARTTQSRDIHLSMLPDLSENLSNEERTWEEIMQIKAMPVPMNQKLEIKSRLQNATKLRLQGLEQLQWRQRKVLHRFRIRFAEIVGKLELWQAALREIEGKFGTGVVSYFLFLRWLLFLNLAISIFVITFLILPNVLLVEVEHDCDEFVENSTICCSQAYFQRNLTDNNVILDLIQGTGWMERTILFYGVYSDQVYSYFVKNLWDAEMFYNMPLAYILIPISWTLFSLIAIVKTAAKGFKERLVENEGQFYMYCNLVFGGWDFCIHNDKSAKIKHKALYNEVKGCLEEERYKEEKQSRTRESQILMHLKRILINLLVFIILVGSGILIYVVFNQAMDRLNEEQYPSMESDFENITEKSTLSPYRDNSYSIWRFRNTLLEFLPFIAIGVLNIFIPEIFGYLIKFETYTPANAIIITLLRTVLLRLSSLAVLLSQIYIQISDPDRVRCAAFDEEFRQECWETYVGQQLYKLLLTDFALQFVMTFFINLPRSFIARHSNSRCLKMIGTQDFYLPKHVLDIVYVQTIVWMGAFFCPFLPIIGTIFCFLIFYIKKFACLTNCTPSPIVYKASKSKSLFMSVLLLGFVISILPVAYSVAEISPSWNCGPFRGYETVWSFVVETFEGFPYLIREFVFLIGTSTFAVPAFAILLFFLYYYWAVAAANRHMVEVLKNQLVLEGHDKQFLLNRLSAFIRQHQKRCERRNRASFADDDSSIQHSSR